The genomic stretch TGGATATTCATAAAAGAAACAATGTACTTGTTTCATCACCAACAGGATCTGGAAAAACATTAACAGCATTTCTATCAGTTATCAGCGAACTAACAAGCCTTGCAGAAAAAAAAGAACTTGAAGATAAAGTTTACTGCATATATATCTCACCTCTCAAAGCATTAGATAATGATATTGAGAAAAACTTAGAAGAACCTCTAAAAAAAATAGAAGAAATAGCTATAAAAAATGGAGCAACTTACAAAAAAACTCCTAAAAAAACCGAAAAAGGTCTTGGAATAAGAAAAGCTGTTAGAACTGGAGATACAAGTCAATATGAAAGATCAAAGATGTTAAAAAAACCTCCACACATCTTGATTACAACACCTGAAACATTAGCTATTCTGCTTGTAGCACCAAAGTTTAGAGAAAAGCTGAGTAATGTTAAATATGTTATTATCGATGAAATTCACTCATTAGCTGAAAACAAAAGAGGAGTTCATCTTAGTTTATCACTTGAGAGATTACAGCATTTAATAGGAGGTTATACAAGAATTGGACTTTCTGCTACAGTTTCACCACTTGAAAAGATAGCTAACTTCTTAGTTGGATATGAATATGGAATAGAAAGAGATTGTCTTATTGTTGATGTTAATTACTTAAAAGAGTTAGATATGGAAGTGTTAAGTCCAGTAGATGATATTGTAGTTGCAGATGCAGAAGAAACAAGACTTGCAATGTATAATCTTGTTGATGATTTAATAATGGAACATAAAACAACTCTTATTTTTACAAACACTCGGCGAGGAACAGAAAGTCTTGTTTATAATCTTAAAAAGATGTTTTCTGAAAATTATAACTCCAATAATATAATGGCACATCATTCTTCTCTTTCAAAAGAAATTCGTCTACAGGCAGAGGATAAACTAAAAGAAGGTAAGCTTAAAGCTGTTGTTTCATCAACATCCCTTGAACTTGGAATTGATATTGGTTATATCGACTTAGTTATACTTATAAACTCTCCAAAATCTGTATCCCGAGCACTTCAAAGAATTGGAAGGAGTGGGCATAGATTACATGAAAAGTCTAAGGGCAGAATTATTGTTACTGATAGAGATGATCTTGTTGAATGCTCTGTTCTTCTTAAAAATGCTAAAGAAGGAAGAATTGATAAAATCAAAATCCCTCATAATGCTCTTGATGTATTAGCTCAACATATTTATGGTATGAGTATTGAAAATCCGTGGGATATTGATTATGCATATGATGTAATTAAAAAAAGCTATTGTTATAAGGATTTAAGTCGTGATGATTATGAAGATGTTTTAAGCTATCTTGCAGGTGAATATGGGGAGTTGGAAGAGAGATATGTTTATGCTAAAATCTGGATTGACTATAAAAAAAAGCAATTTGGTAAAAGAGGAAGATTAGCTAGAATGTTATACTCTACCAATGTTGGAACAATACCTGATAGTAGTGGTGTTGCTGTAAAGTGTGATGGTGAAGTTATAGGGAGAATTGAACAAGATTTCATGGAAAAACTTAAAAAAGGAGATACATTTGTTCTTGGAGGAGGAATATATAGATTTAATTATGGTAGGGGAATGACCATCAATGTTTCACCAGCCAGTGGACCTCCAACAATACCTTCTTGGTTTTCAGAGCAACTTCCATTAGCATTTGACCTTGCCCTTGATATTCAAAGGTTTAGAGCTATAATGGATGGAAAATTTGAATATAAACGATCAAAAGATGAAATTTTATCTTTTTTAGATGAATATCTTTATGTTGATGATTTTGCAGCTAATTCTATATATGAATATTTTAAAGAACAGTATCTTTATGCTCAAATTCCAAGTAACAAAAAATTATTGATTGAATATTATAGTGGTTTTGGTGGAAGAAAGTTCCTTATATTCCATTCACTTTTTGGTAGACAAGTAAATGATGCACTCTCTCGTGCAATAGCATACATTATAGCTAAAAAAAGTAATATTGATATTACAATATCTATATCAGACAATGGATTTTATCTAAGTTCAGACAAAAAAATGGGAGGATTTGAAGCATTTAAAAAACTAAGCTCAGAAAACCTAAGAAATATTCTTATACAAGCTATTAGTAAAACTGAAACTTTAGCTAGTCGTTTTAGACACTGTGCAGGAAGGTCTTTAATGACTCTTAGAAGATATAAAGGACATGATAAATCTGTTGGAAGACAACAAGTAAGAGGTAAGATTCTTCTTAAATTCGTAGAAGACATGGACGATAACTTTTCAATTCTTAAAGAAGCTAGAAGAGAAGTTATTGAAGATTTTATGGATGTTAAAAATGCAACAAGAGTTCTTCAATGGATAGAAAGCGGACAATTAGAAATAAAAACAATTAACACAGTAATCCCCTCCCCATTTGCATTTAATCTTGTTTCACAAGGATATTTAGATGTTTTAACACAGACAGACAAGGCAGAATTTTCAAAAAGAATGCACAAAGCTATTTTAGAAAAGATCAAAGACAAATTAAAAGAAGAATATTACTAATGAAAATTAAGAGTACTACTAATAAAGAGAATATTAATATTAATAAAAAAAATATTACTAATGAAAATTAAGAGTACTACTAATAAAGAGAATATTAATATTAATAAAAAAAATATTACTAATGAAAAAGAAGAATATTCTAATAAAAAATTAATAATTAATATAAAAAATATTAATAAATAACAATATTATATCATCTAATCAATATAGCAACGGAAAGTTTAAATAATAAAAAAGTCTTAAAAAATATGTGTAGGAGAAGTATTTCCTAGTTATATGATTATTATTAAAAATTACTAAAAAAATTGATCACTTCTCAATTAGTAAATATTAATAGTTATTATAATAATTCGGGGAAAAACTAGGAATCATAACTTCTCTTACAATAATTATCTGAAAAATAAAGATCTTATCTTTTAAATAAAGATTTTATATTTCATTAAATTTTTATCTTTTACTAATTTTTATACTATTACTATATAATATTATAAAATTAATATTACTTATTTTATAAATAACTTCATATCAACAAACAATTTATAATTTTATAGCTATTTTTAATATAATTTTTCAACAAAATACATTTTATGCTTATATTACATTCTAAAACTTAAATTTCTTCTTACACATACAAATAAAAAGTAATAAACTAAAATAATTAACAATAAATATGAAAATTCGATTAATATGAAAAATATGCTTTATAATAATTATGAAGAATATTATTTATAATAAAAGATTATGAAATATGATTTATAATAATTATGGAATATTATTTGTAATATAAAATATAATTTATAAGAAAAAATAAATATTTTAAGAATGATATAATATATCATGAATATTTTAATAACCTATTACTCAAGAACCAATATAACAGAAAAAGTTGCTAATAAATTAAAAAAAGAGTTAGACTGTGATTTAGAAGAAATTATTGATAAAAAAAATCGTTCAGGCCCTATTTCTTATTTAATATCTGGTTTTCAGGCTGCGAGGAGTGTTCCAGCAGATATAAAAGAAATAGAAAAAAAGCCTGAAAACTATGATTTAGTAATAATTGGAACTCCTGTTTGGGCAGGCACAATGTCAACTCCGATTTTAGCCTATTTAAAAGAAAATAAAGAAAAATTTAATAACATTGCTTTTTTCTGTACATGTGGTGGAAACGAAGGAAACACTTTTGAGAATATGGAAAAACTAGTATCTAGAAAACCTTTAAAAACACTTTCTCTAAATAAAAAGGATTTAGAAGCTTCATATGAAACAAAGATACATGAGTTTGCTGAAAATATTAAAAATAATATTTAAATAAAGATAATATTTAAAAAATAATATCTAAAAATATTTAATAAAGATAATATCTAAATATCTAAAAATATTTAAAAATATCTAAATACACACCAATTTAAATATTAACCTAAATATTAATCAGTCACCAGAATAATACTTAATTTAAGTAAGGAGAAAAAATGATAACATTTTCATTAGAATTTTGGATAGTATTGGCAGCGATATGTTTATTACTAGAACTAATTACTACTGGGTTTTACTTAATGTCAGTAGGAGTTGGAGGGATCGCAGCAGCAATTGCAAATTATCTTGGATTTGATCCAATTATGCAGCTAGTCTTCTTTGCAATATTTACAATCATATTTTTAATTATATCAAGACCTCTTGCTAGAAAATTAACAAAAGGATCACCATCTAAAAAAGCCACTACAGACCGTTTTATTGGACAAAAAGGATTAGTAACTGAAGCTATTGATCCTGAAAATACAGGAATGATAAAAATTTCTGGAGAACTTTGGAGAGCTATATCTGACGAGAATATTGATGTTGGAGAAGAAGTAGTTGTTGAAAAAATTAAAGGAGTTCGACTAATAGTGCGAAAAAAAGAATAAAATATTGCTGTTGATATTTTAATATATTTATACAAGTAGTATTTATATAGTTTATATATTGTATAATTTATATATTTATATAAATTATTCATATATAATTTATAGTCGGATTAGCAAATTAAGTTAGAAAAAGGTGAATAAAATGGATTATCTAATAATAGTTATTATATTAATACTCATAGTATTTGTCCTAGCATTTAAATCAGTTAAAATATTAAGACCCTATGAAAAAGCTGTAGTTGAACGATTTGGTAAATACCAAAGAACTGTGGAAAGTGGACTAGTATTTTTAATACCCTTTATTGAATCTATAAGAAAAGTAGATCTTCGTGAACAAGTAGTAGATGTCCCTCCACAAGAAGTTATTACAAAAGATAACACAGTAGTTATAGTAGATTGTGTTATATTTTATGAAGTAACCGATCCTTTTAATGCGGTTTATAATGTTGTAAACTTCTATCAAGCTATAACAAAATTAGCTCAAACAAACCTTAGAAATATTATAGGGGATCTTGAACTTGATCAAACACTTACTTCAAGAGAAATGATAAACACACATCTCCGTGAAGTTCTTGATGAAGCAACAGATAAATGGGGAACAAGAGTTGTTAGAGTAGAAATTCAAAGAATTGAGCCTCCAAAAGACATTGTAGATGCAATGAGTAAACAAATGAAAGCTGAAAGGATGAAGCGTGCTGCAATTCTTGAAGCAGAAGGTTATAAACAATCTGAAATTAAAAGGGCTGAAGGAGACAAGCAAGCAGCTATTCTTGAAGCAGAAGGACAAGCAGAAGCCATTAAAAAAGTAGCTGATGCACAAAAATATGAAGAAATAGCTATTGCAGAAGGACAAGCAGAAGCTACAGTAGATGTTTATGATGCAATCCACAAAGGAAATCCTACAAATGATTTAATAGCAATTAAATATTTAGAAGCTCTTGAAAAAGTAGCTGATGGAAACTCTACAAAAATATTCCTCCCTGCAGAAATGTCTGGAATACTTGGTTCTATTGGTGGAATTGCAGAATTATTTAATGATAAAGATATTAATAAAAAAGAAAAAATTTCTAAAAAAGATAAAGACCCTAAGATTGATAGAATTATGAAAAAAGTTGAAGAACAATCCAAAAAAGCTAAAAAATCTATGGACTAAGAATATCTATAGATTAAAGACTAATTAAAACATTGGTGAATTA from Methanobrevibacter arboriphilus JCM 13429 = DSM 1125 encodes the following:
- a CDS encoding flavodoxin family protein, whose amino-acid sequence is MNILITYYSRTNITEKVANKLKKELDCDLEEIIDKKNRSGPISYLISGFQAARSVPADIKEIEKKPENYDLVIIGTPVWAGTMSTPILAYLKENKEKFNNIAFFCTCGGNEGNTFENMEKLVSRKPLKTLSLNKKDLEASYETKIHEFAENIKNNI
- a CDS encoding NfeD family protein, with translation MITFSLEFWIVLAAICLLLELITTGFYLMSVGVGGIAAAIANYLGFDPIMQLVFFAIFTIIFLIISRPLARKLTKGSPSKKATTDRFIGQKGLVTEAIDPENTGMIKISGELWRAISDENIDVGEEVVVEKIKGVRLIVRKKE
- a CDS encoding ATP-dependent helicase, whose protein sequence is MIKKQTENYSKKEIYKILHPWVKEWFDNEFEDFTPSQKQAIVDIHKRNNVLVSSPTGSGKTLTAFLSVISELTSLAEKKELEDKVYCIYISPLKALDNDIEKNLEEPLKKIEEIAIKNGATYKKTPKKTEKGLGIRKAVRTGDTSQYERSKMLKKPPHILITTPETLAILLVAPKFREKLSNVKYVIIDEIHSLAENKRGVHLSLSLERLQHLIGGYTRIGLSATVSPLEKIANFLVGYEYGIERDCLIVDVNYLKELDMEVLSPVDDIVVADAEETRLAMYNLVDDLIMEHKTTLIFTNTRRGTESLVYNLKKMFSENYNSNNIMAHHSSLSKEIRLQAEDKLKEGKLKAVVSSTSLELGIDIGYIDLVILINSPKSVSRALQRIGRSGHRLHEKSKGRIIVTDRDDLVECSVLLKNAKEGRIDKIKIPHNALDVLAQHIYGMSIENPWDIDYAYDVIKKSYCYKDLSRDDYEDVLSYLAGEYGELEERYVYAKIWIDYKKKQFGKRGRLARMLYSTNVGTIPDSSGVAVKCDGEVIGRIEQDFMEKLKKGDTFVLGGGIYRFNYGRGMTINVSPASGPPTIPSWFSEQLPLAFDLALDIQRFRAIMDGKFEYKRSKDEILSFLDEYLYVDDFAANSIYEYFKEQYLYAQIPSNKKLLIEYYSGFGGRKFLIFHSLFGRQVNDALSRAIAYIIAKKSNIDITISISDNGFYLSSDKKMGGFEAFKKLSSENLRNILIQAISKTETLASRFRHCAGRSLMTLRRYKGHDKSVGRQQVRGKILLKFVEDMDDNFSILKEARREVIEDFMDVKNATRVLQWIESGQLEIKTINTVIPSPFAFNLVSQGYLDVLTQTDKAEFSKRMHKAILEKIKDKLKEEYY
- a CDS encoding SPFH domain-containing protein, whose amino-acid sequence is MDYLIIVIILILIVFVLAFKSVKILRPYEKAVVERFGKYQRTVESGLVFLIPFIESIRKVDLREQVVDVPPQEVITKDNTVVIVDCVIFYEVTDPFNAVYNVVNFYQAITKLAQTNLRNIIGDLELDQTLTSREMINTHLREVLDEATDKWGTRVVRVEIQRIEPPKDIVDAMSKQMKAERMKRAAILEAEGYKQSEIKRAEGDKQAAILEAEGQAEAIKKVADAQKYEEIAIAEGQAEATVDVYDAIHKGNPTNDLIAIKYLEALEKVADGNSTKIFLPAEMSGILGSIGGIAELFNDKDINKKEKISKKDKDPKIDRIMKKVEEQSKKAKKSMD